One region of Arthrobacter sp. StoSoilB22 genomic DNA includes:
- a CDS encoding MDR family MFS transporter, with protein MSKTAPVRAAGEVLTHRQTLTVMVGLMLGMFLSSLDQTIVSTSIYTIANDLDGLSLQAWATTAYLITSTVSTPLYGKLSDIFGRRPLYLVAIVIFLIGSLYAGSVHSMTELAIARGIQGLGAGGLLALALTIIGDIVALKDRAKYQGYFMSVFGISSVLGPVIGGAFAGSANILGFEGWRWVFFINLPIGLAALVVVFMYLHLPARHVKQKIDYWGAAAITLAIVPLLLVAEQGRTWGWASGASWLCYGLGVIGIVAFLLAEKRAGDYALIPLRLFKNTTFGLSSLLNFIIGIGMFGAIAMLPMYLQLVKGLTPTEAGLMMITFTVGILFGSISAGRTISSSGVYRVFPIMGTAILAAAATVMGLVLGVDTGLWVPGLIAVFFGVGLGFCMQPLTLAMQVSVPPKDMGVGTSTAAFFRSMGGAVGTAVFISMLFSTAADKIADGMKTAAATPDYQAVMQDPAVASDPANAKLFDFFKNGANNESLNDTSWLHTANSTLTRPITEGFAQAIDIVMLTAAGLMLVAFLISFALPNKKLTDPKAAAKESVPAH; from the coding sequence ATGTCCAAAACTGCGCCTGTACGGGCCGCCGGAGAGGTCCTGACGCATCGTCAGACCCTCACGGTCATGGTGGGGCTCATGCTCGGCATGTTCCTGTCCTCGCTGGATCAGACCATCGTGTCCACCTCCATTTACACCATCGCCAACGACCTCGATGGCCTGTCCCTCCAGGCGTGGGCCACCACGGCGTACCTCATCACCTCCACCGTGAGCACCCCGCTGTACGGCAAGCTCAGCGACATCTTTGGCCGCCGCCCCCTCTACCTCGTGGCCATCGTGATCTTCCTGATCGGTTCCCTCTACGCAGGATCCGTCCACTCCATGACCGAGCTTGCCATTGCGCGCGGCATCCAAGGCCTGGGCGCCGGCGGTTTGCTGGCCTTGGCGCTGACCATCATCGGCGACATCGTGGCGCTGAAGGACAGGGCAAAGTACCAGGGCTACTTCATGTCTGTGTTCGGTATTTCTTCCGTGCTCGGTCCGGTCATTGGCGGCGCGTTCGCCGGCTCGGCCAACATCCTGGGCTTTGAAGGCTGGCGCTGGGTCTTCTTCATCAACCTCCCCATTGGGCTCGCCGCCCTTGTTGTGGTCTTCATGTACCTGCACCTCCCGGCCCGGCACGTGAAGCAAAAGATCGACTACTGGGGTGCAGCCGCGATCACCCTTGCGATTGTTCCGCTGCTGCTGGTTGCAGAACAGGGCCGCACCTGGGGTTGGGCCTCGGGCGCATCCTGGCTCTGCTATGGGCTTGGCGTCATCGGCATCGTCGCCTTCCTTCTGGCTGAGAAGCGCGCCGGAGACTACGCCTTGATCCCGCTGCGTCTTTTCAAGAACACCACTTTCGGGTTGTCCTCGCTGCTGAACTTCATCATCGGCATTGGTATGTTCGGCGCCATCGCCATGCTGCCCATGTACCTGCAGCTCGTGAAGGGGCTTACTCCTACCGAGGCCGGCCTGATGATGATCACGTTCACTGTGGGCATCCTCTTCGGCTCCATCTCCGCCGGCCGAACCATCTCCTCATCAGGCGTCTACCGGGTCTTCCCCATCATGGGTACGGCTATCCTTGCGGCTGCCGCCACCGTAATGGGCCTGGTCCTCGGCGTCGATACCGGCCTCTGGGTTCCCGGCCTGATCGCCGTGTTCTTCGGCGTCGGACTGGGTTTCTGCATGCAGCCGCTCACGCTTGCCATGCAGGTTTCGGTCCCGCCCAAGGATATGGGCGTGGGCACCTCAACAGCCGCATTCTTCCGTTCCATGGGTGGTGCAGTGGGCACGGCAGTCTTCATCTCCATGCTCTTTAGCACTGCGGCTGACAAGATCGCCGACGGCATGAAAACTGCCGCCGCTACCCCGGACTATCAGGCGGTCATGCAGGACCCTGCCGTGGCGTCGGATCCCGCCAACGCCAAGCTCTTCGACTTCTTCAAGAACGGCGCCAACAACGAGTCCCTGAACGACACCAGCTGGCTCCACACGGCAAACAGCACGCTCACCAGGCCGATCACCGAGGGCTTCGCCCAGGCGATCGACATCGTGATGCTTACTGCTGCCGGGCTCATGCTCGTTGCCTTCCTGATCAGCTTCGCGTTGCCGAACAAGAAGCTCACGGACCCCAAGGCGGCAGCCAAAGAGTCCGTTCCCGCGCACTAG
- a CDS encoding MFS transporter: MSLSDLPGPVPDPAVVRGGTATALAEPVSRVRPLWVTGVVLVNLGINAAFFGPLQVLLGLQAAHFDEGQKEAILALVTGCGAAVSMVANPLFGAFSDRTTSRFGRRVPWVLMGAILGAVALIALAGAPNVAAMTLLWCLVQAGANAMYAAITAAIPDRVPVPQRGTVGGLAAMGQTVGILIGAVIAAVVVGNFAVGYWLCAAALLAGVVLYLFKNDDQQLPPSERPPFNLADFLKGFWVSPRRYPDFAWAWLTRLLVSTGNHMVTLYLLFFLSDAVRLKETEGIDPSFGVLILTGLYAVSVIVTSVVGGRLSDRMGKRKPLVIASSVIIALASLILAFAPTWIGGLAGAVVLGIGFGAYLAVDFALITQVLPTGMDRGRDLGVINIANSLPQVIAPLIASPFVLYWGGYVSLYVAAAVIGLLGAVFVVKIKSVD; the protein is encoded by the coding sequence ATGAGCTTGTCCGATCTGCCGGGACCGGTGCCGGACCCAGCCGTAGTCCGTGGAGGTACCGCTACGGCGCTGGCCGAGCCGGTCAGCCGTGTGCGACCCCTGTGGGTTACGGGCGTGGTGCTGGTTAACCTGGGCATCAATGCAGCGTTCTTTGGACCCCTCCAAGTGCTCCTGGGCCTGCAGGCAGCTCACTTCGACGAAGGCCAAAAGGAAGCGATCCTTGCTTTGGTCACCGGCTGTGGTGCAGCCGTTTCCATGGTGGCGAACCCGCTCTTCGGGGCCTTCAGCGACCGCACGACGTCCAGGTTTGGTCGCCGCGTTCCCTGGGTGTTGATGGGCGCCATCCTTGGAGCTGTTGCGTTGATTGCTTTGGCTGGCGCTCCCAACGTTGCAGCCATGACTTTGCTGTGGTGCCTGGTGCAGGCCGGAGCCAACGCCATGTACGCCGCCATCACGGCCGCCATTCCTGATCGTGTTCCTGTTCCACAGCGCGGAACTGTTGGCGGATTGGCCGCCATGGGACAGACGGTAGGAATTCTCATCGGAGCCGTGATCGCTGCGGTCGTTGTTGGAAACTTTGCCGTTGGTTACTGGCTGTGCGCTGCAGCGCTGCTGGCCGGCGTCGTGCTTTACCTCTTCAAGAATGACGATCAGCAGCTTCCACCAAGCGAACGTCCGCCGTTCAACTTGGCGGACTTCCTCAAAGGCTTCTGGGTTTCGCCCAGGCGCTACCCGGATTTCGCGTGGGCTTGGCTGACTCGCCTGCTGGTAAGCACCGGCAACCACATGGTCACGTTGTACTTGTTGTTCTTCCTGAGTGATGCTGTGCGTTTGAAGGAAACCGAGGGAATCGATCCGTCGTTTGGTGTGCTTATTCTTACCGGGCTGTACGCGGTGTCGGTTATCGTCACCAGCGTGGTCGGGGGCAGGCTGAGTGACAGGATGGGCAAACGGAAGCCTCTGGTCATCGCTTCGTCGGTCATCATTGCACTGGCGTCGTTGATCCTTGCCTTTGCGCCGACGTGGATTGGCGGGCTTGCCGGTGCAGTGGTTCTGGGGATCGGCTTCGGAGCCTATCTCGCCGTTGACTTCGCGCTCATCACGCAGGTCCTTCCGACGGGGATGGACCGCGGCCGGGATTTGGGCGTTATCAACATTGCCAACTCACTGCCGCAGGTGATCGCCCCCTTGATCGCCTCTCCGTTTGTCCTTTATTGGGGCGGCTACGTCTCGCTGTACGTAGCCGCCGCAGTCATTGGGCTCTTGGGCGCCGTGTTCGTGGTGAAGATCAAGAGCGTGGACTAG
- the rraA gene encoding ribonuclease E activity regulator RraA, producing MSEQVNTADLYDDRGEELESIAIQFHNLGGRTHFSGPVRTIRCFEDNALVKTILNTPGDGAVLVIDGQGSLRTALMGDMIAESAVANGWAGVVINGAIRDREAIARLPLGVKALGSNPKKSAKTGVGEVDVQLVIDRVRIQPGVMIFCDPDGILIER from the coding sequence GTGAGTGAGCAAGTAAATACCGCCGATCTCTACGACGATCGCGGCGAGGAACTCGAGTCCATCGCCATCCAGTTTCACAACCTGGGCGGGCGCACGCATTTCAGCGGCCCTGTCCGCACTATCCGCTGCTTCGAGGACAACGCCCTGGTCAAGACCATCCTCAATACACCCGGCGACGGCGCCGTTCTGGTCATCGATGGACAAGGGTCACTGAGGACAGCACTCATGGGAGACATGATTGCGGAAAGCGCTGTGGCCAATGGCTGGGCTGGCGTAGTGATCAACGGTGCCATTCGAGACCGCGAGGCGATCGCCCGCTTACCCCTGGGCGTCAAGGCACTCGGCAGTAACCCGAAGAAGAGCGCCAAGACAGGTGTGGGTGAAGTGGATGTCCAGCTGGTCATCGATCGCGTCCGTATCCAGCCAGGCGTGATGATCTTCTGCGATCCGGACGGCATTCTGATCGAGCGCTGA
- a CDS encoding sugar porter family MFS transporter, which produces MSSSSTEGAPPVSRKVIGLAVAGAVGGFLFGFDSSVVNGAVDAMADEFVMTEAVTGFAVAVALLGCAAGAYFAGKIADRYGRIPAMKIGALLFLVSAVGTGLAFGVWDLILWRLVGGLGIGLASVIAPAYISEISPRHVRGRLASLQQLAITTGIFAALLSDAVLANSAGGADGTLWFGIEAWRWMFIACAVPAAVYGWIAFRLPESPHFLVLNGKEDQARSIFNNIIPGDDIERHIREIRESIQEEKLSTRKGSLRGNRFGLLPVVWIGIILSVLQQFVGINVIFYYSTTLWKAVGFQEKDSLTISVATSVTNILVTLVAIALVDRIGRRPILLTGSVGMAVSLGVMAMAFSSAVGTGSEISLPGAWGPVALVAANIFVISFGASWGPLVWVLLGEIFPSRIRARALGLAAAAQWIANFAITLSFPIMAAGSLPLTYAMYAAFAAASFFFVMFKVPETNGMSLEQAETLFVPKGAPVAPLPVTSDDTK; this is translated from the coding sequence ATGTCCAGTTCCAGCACCGAAGGCGCGCCCCCAGTTTCACGGAAGGTGATCGGCCTGGCCGTCGCCGGCGCGGTGGGCGGTTTCCTCTTCGGCTTCGATTCCTCCGTGGTCAATGGCGCCGTGGATGCGATGGCGGACGAGTTCGTCATGACGGAAGCGGTCACAGGCTTCGCCGTTGCCGTTGCCCTGCTGGGCTGTGCCGCCGGGGCCTACTTTGCCGGCAAGATCGCCGACCGCTACGGCCGTATACCTGCCATGAAGATCGGTGCGCTGCTCTTCCTGGTGAGCGCGGTGGGAACGGGCCTTGCCTTTGGTGTGTGGGACCTCATCCTCTGGCGATTGGTAGGCGGTTTGGGCATTGGACTTGCCTCCGTTATTGCCCCTGCGTATATCTCCGAAATTTCCCCCCGGCACGTACGTGGCCGTTTGGCTTCCCTCCAGCAGCTCGCCATTACCACCGGCATTTTCGCGGCCCTTCTCTCCGATGCCGTGCTGGCCAACTCGGCCGGCGGCGCAGATGGCACGCTGTGGTTTGGCATTGAAGCCTGGCGGTGGATGTTCATCGCTTGCGCCGTGCCTGCCGCAGTGTACGGCTGGATCGCATTCCGCCTGCCCGAGTCCCCGCATTTCCTGGTACTGAACGGCAAGGAAGACCAGGCCCGCAGTATCTTCAACAACATCATCCCGGGCGACGACATCGAGCGCCACATCCGCGAGATCCGCGAGTCCATTCAGGAGGAGAAGCTCTCCACCAGGAAGGGGTCCCTCCGCGGCAACAGATTCGGCCTTCTGCCAGTGGTGTGGATCGGCATCATCCTCTCCGTCCTGCAGCAGTTCGTTGGCATCAACGTGATCTTCTACTACTCCACCACGTTGTGGAAGGCCGTCGGGTTCCAGGAGAAGGACTCATTGACAATCTCCGTGGCCACCTCCGTCACCAACATCCTGGTGACTTTGGTTGCCATCGCATTGGTGGATCGCATCGGCCGCCGCCCCATCCTGCTCACCGGTTCCGTTGGCATGGCTGTATCCCTCGGCGTCATGGCAATGGCGTTCTCGTCCGCCGTGGGTACGGGCTCCGAGATCAGCCTCCCGGGCGCGTGGGGACCGGTAGCCCTGGTAGCGGCGAACATTTTTGTGATCAGCTTCGGTGCCTCGTGGGGGCCGCTCGTCTGGGTGCTGCTGGGCGAGATCTTCCCGTCCCGCATCCGCGCCCGGGCCCTCGGTCTGGCCGCAGCGGCGCAGTGGATCGCCAATTTTGCCATCACGCTCAGCTTCCCCATCATGGCGGCAGGTTCGCTGCCACTGACTTACGCCATGTACGCGGCATTCGCGGCGGCGTCGTTCTTCTTTGTGATGTTCAAGGTTCCGGAGACCAACGGCATGTCCTTGGAACAGGCTGAAACGCTGTTCGTTCCCAAAGGCGCACCGGTGGCTCCCCTGCCGGTCACCTCGGACGACACGAAATAG
- a CDS encoding NADP-dependent malic enzyme, producing MSIETIATDNDALVLSEEEIFTAHEGGKLTISSTVPLNNKRDLSIAYTPGVAQVSRAIHANPELARTHTWAERLVVVVSDGTAVLGLGNIGPSASLPVMEGKSALFKSFGDLDSIPLVLNTTNVDEIIETLVRLRPSFGAVNLEDISAPRCFELEERLIEALDCPVMHDDQHGTAVVVLAALTNAAKVTQRELAGLKVVVSGAGAAGIAIAEILLAVGIKDVILLDSKGVVNADRADLVADPGSVKARMAQRTNPRGISGGPGEGLTGADVFVGVSSSKLDEEHLKLMNDQSIVFALSNPDPEVLPEVAQKYAAVVATGRSDFPNQINNVLAFPGIFRGALDAKARRITPAMKIAAANAIAELAAEDLSADYIVPSPLDARVAPAVTAAVAAAVTE from the coding sequence GTGTCCATTGAGACAATTGCAACTGATAACGACGCCCTGGTACTGAGTGAAGAAGAGATCTTCACCGCCCACGAAGGCGGCAAGCTGACCATTTCCAGCACCGTCCCGCTCAACAACAAGCGCGACCTCTCCATCGCATACACCCCTGGCGTTGCCCAGGTCAGCCGCGCAATCCACGCCAACCCCGAGCTGGCCCGCACCCACACCTGGGCCGAACGCCTGGTTGTTGTGGTCAGCGATGGCACCGCCGTTCTGGGTCTGGGCAACATTGGCCCCAGCGCTTCCTTGCCGGTCATGGAGGGCAAGTCGGCCCTCTTCAAGTCCTTCGGCGACCTCGACTCCATCCCGCTGGTCCTCAACACCACCAATGTGGACGAGATCATCGAAACCCTGGTCCGCCTCCGCCCGAGCTTTGGCGCAGTAAACCTTGAGGACATCTCGGCTCCGCGCTGCTTCGAACTCGAAGAGCGCCTCATCGAAGCCCTGGACTGCCCGGTCATGCACGACGACCAGCACGGTACCGCCGTGGTGGTTCTTGCCGCCCTGACCAACGCCGCCAAGGTGACCCAGCGCGAGCTCGCCGGGCTCAAGGTAGTCGTCTCCGGTGCCGGTGCCGCTGGTATCGCCATTGCTGAGATCCTTCTGGCTGTTGGCATCAAGGACGTCATCCTGCTCGACTCCAAGGGCGTGGTCAACGCGGACCGTGCAGATCTCGTAGCCGATCCCGGCAGCGTCAAAGCCCGCATGGCCCAGCGCACCAACCCCCGCGGCATCAGCGGCGGTCCGGGCGAAGGACTGACCGGAGCCGACGTCTTTGTGGGTGTCTCCTCTTCCAAGCTGGATGAAGAACACCTGAAGCTCATGAACGATCAGTCGATCGTGTTCGCCCTGTCCAACCCGGACCCTGAAGTTCTGCCCGAGGTTGCCCAGAAGTACGCAGCAGTTGTAGCCACCGGCCGCAGCGATTTCCCGAACCAGATCAACAACGTTCTGGCCTTCCCGGGCATCTTCCGCGGAGCGCTCGATGCCAAAGCCCGCCGCATCACACCCGCCATGAAGATCGCTGCGGCCAACGCCATTGCTGAGCTCGCCGCAGAG
- a CDS encoding FG-GAP-like repeat-containing protein: protein MFASSRPTSGVRRAIAGIGAAIFAAVVLAPAPAMATMDPEPPVITGAPYVGSTLTVTWDPYAYKGCGAAAGPDTRIYWTRDGEVATDHPTWPDYVLTEEDRGKTIAAHLVANYPCEGMEVASEETAPISASNRPNGFTGRGAFELLARRSDGALLMYPRVQNSWEPAKTVGAGWNIFPTVLSPGDFDGDGINDVLGRDSAGGLYLYSGDGSGGWSGPRKVGTGWNIFTSLVSPGDFNSDGTNDVLARDANGVLYLYPGDGAGGWLPRSVAGQGWNSLNALITPGDFDGDTNVDVLARDSAGYLRLYSGNGAGGWNGMTVVGQGWNGMSKIGSAGDINADGSLDVFAVDGSGQLRAYYGNGRAGWAGAEVVGWGWGGFTDLF from the coding sequence ATGTTTGCTTCATCACGCCCTACGTCCGGCGTGCGCCGGGCTATAGCCGGAATAGGGGCTGCGATCTTTGCAGCAGTTGTTCTGGCCCCCGCCCCCGCCATGGCCACCATGGACCCCGAACCGCCGGTGATCACGGGCGCGCCATACGTTGGTTCCACCCTTACGGTCACCTGGGACCCCTACGCGTACAAGGGCTGCGGCGCTGCTGCCGGCCCGGACACACGCATCTATTGGACGCGCGATGGTGAAGTAGCAACGGACCACCCCACATGGCCCGACTATGTCCTCACTGAAGAAGACCGCGGCAAAACCATCGCCGCGCACCTGGTGGCCAACTATCCCTGTGAAGGCATGGAAGTCGCCAGCGAGGAAACCGCTCCGATTTCTGCGTCCAACCGGCCCAACGGGTTCACTGGCCGCGGGGCGTTCGAGCTCCTGGCCCGCCGATCCGATGGCGCGCTGCTGATGTACCCGCGGGTCCAGAACTCCTGGGAACCGGCGAAGACGGTCGGTGCAGGCTGGAATATTTTCCCCACAGTGCTCTCCCCCGGTGACTTCGACGGCGACGGCATCAACGACGTCCTGGGCAGGGACTCAGCAGGCGGCCTCTACCTGTACAGCGGTGACGGCTCAGGCGGCTGGAGCGGCCCCCGGAAGGTCGGGACCGGGTGGAACATCTTCACTTCGCTGGTCTCTCCCGGAGACTTCAACAGCGACGGCACCAACGATGTCCTGGCCCGCGACGCCAACGGGGTTCTCTACCTTTACCCCGGCGATGGTGCCGGCGGATGGCTGCCCCGGTCCGTGGCGGGGCAAGGCTGGAACTCCCTGAACGCGCTCATCACCCCCGGCGACTTCGACGGCGACACCAACGTTGACGTACTGGCTCGCGATTCTGCCGGTTACCTGAGGCTCTACAGCGGCAACGGTGCCGGCGGCTGGAACGGCATGACCGTAGTTGGCCAGGGCTGGAACGGCATGAGCAAGATCGGCAGCGCCGGCGACATCAACGCCGACGGCAGCCTCGACGTCTTTGCTGTGGATGGCTCCGGCCAACTGCGCGCCTACTACGGCAACGGCAGGGCCGGCTGGGCCGGCGCTGAAGTTGTCGGCTGGGGTTGGGGCGGTTTCACGGACCTGTTCTAG
- a CDS encoding VCBS repeat-containing protein: MGKLRRRMAAALLTATVAAMALSPLPASAAPSNGPDPIVNGQAFVGKKLTADIGPYTFYGCGGGKGPDFTIYWTRDGFLVAGETARSYTLEQDDTGARMAAHLTASTTACGGESLHSNETKPVGAANRAAGFTGRSFELLTRANDGSLVLYGRNGSAWDPARTVGYGFNIFNTAFSPGDFDGDGKSDVIVRDSVGGLYLFSGDGAGGWKPAKPIGNGWNVFDSIVGPGDFNGDGHNDVLAREPGGALYLYPGNGAGGWLARTAVGTGWNVMDALVTPGDFNGDGNVDILARDRSGYLFFYGGNGSGGWSRSWMIGVGWNALKYVGGAGDFNGDGFPDVYGVDQQGRLLAYYSDGKTGWKGSEAVGAGFGWFTAIF, from the coding sequence ATGGGGAAATTACGACGCCGGATGGCAGCAGCGCTGCTGACCGCTACTGTTGCGGCCATGGCACTTAGCCCCCTGCCGGCGTCGGCCGCGCCCAGCAACGGGCCGGACCCCATAGTCAACGGTCAAGCATTCGTCGGCAAGAAGCTGACCGCGGATATCGGCCCGTACACGTTCTACGGATGCGGGGGCGGCAAAGGCCCCGATTTCACGATCTACTGGACCCGGGACGGCTTTCTGGTGGCCGGGGAAACCGCACGCAGCTACACGCTGGAGCAGGACGACACCGGCGCCCGCATGGCCGCGCACTTAACAGCCAGCACCACGGCCTGCGGCGGAGAATCGCTGCACAGTAACGAAACCAAGCCCGTGGGAGCCGCGAACAGGGCTGCAGGTTTCACTGGTCGCAGCTTTGAACTCCTCACCCGCGCCAACGATGGCTCGCTGGTGCTCTACGGGCGAAATGGCAGCGCATGGGATCCAGCCCGAACCGTGGGTTACGGCTTCAACATCTTTAACACGGCGTTCTCCCCAGGCGACTTCGACGGTGACGGCAAAAGCGACGTGATAGTGCGTGACTCCGTCGGGGGGCTCTACCTCTTCAGCGGGGACGGCGCAGGCGGATGGAAGCCAGCCAAGCCCATCGGTAACGGATGGAACGTGTTTGACTCCATCGTCGGTCCGGGAGACTTCAACGGCGACGGCCATAACGATGTCCTCGCGCGAGAACCCGGCGGCGCCCTCTATCTCTACCCGGGCAATGGTGCCGGCGGCTGGTTGGCGCGAACCGCCGTCGGGACCGGCTGGAACGTCATGGACGCACTGGTGACGCCCGGCGACTTCAATGGCGACGGAAATGTGGACATCCTGGCACGTGACCGCAGCGGCTATCTGTTCTTCTACGGCGGCAATGGCTCAGGAGGCTGGTCGCGGTCCTGGATGATCGGCGTCGGATGGAACGCCCTCAAATATGTTGGCGGTGCCGGTGACTTCAACGGTGACGGCTTCCCCGACGTCTACGGAGTGGACCAGCAGGGCCGGCTGCTTGCGTACTACAGCGACGGCAAGACGGGGTGGAAAGGTTCCGAAGCGGTGGGCGCCGGATTCGGGTGGTTCACAGCAATCTTCTAG
- a CDS encoding TetR/AcrR family transcriptional regulator, protein MPATNSLEPYSLDLTTGLPRMAAAPTTPRQQLRYARILKTAEGFAQRQFDTLSLSDVAARADIPLGTLYRYFPSTAHLMLAVYRQQLRELRDGVGLREGKGHALAGLMMEIFHLRVMQPGIEHCLIRPAGKDDDTAQLLREIDALSEEVVGSLSKDQGKDTVKARILLHLVSGLVQAVRCRRLSLFEAEKDLKKACTLLSGE, encoded by the coding sequence ATGCCCGCAACAAACTCACTGGAACCCTACTCCCTTGACCTGACCACGGGGCTGCCCCGTATGGCTGCCGCGCCCACCACACCGCGGCAGCAGTTGCGCTATGCCCGCATTCTCAAGACTGCCGAAGGCTTCGCCCAACGGCAGTTCGATACGTTGAGCCTTTCTGACGTGGCGGCCCGGGCTGACATTCCGCTCGGTACGCTCTACCGTTACTTCCCCTCCACAGCTCACCTGATGCTGGCCGTCTATCGGCAACAGCTGAGGGAACTCCGCGACGGCGTCGGGCTGCGGGAAGGTAAAGGCCATGCCCTCGCGGGTTTGATGATGGAAATTTTTCACTTGCGGGTTATGCAACCGGGTATTGAGCACTGCCTCATCCGTCCTGCGGGTAAGGATGACGACACAGCGCAGCTGCTGCGCGAGATCGATGCCCTGTCCGAAGAAGTGGTCGGTTCGTTGAGCAAGGACCAGGGTAAGGACACGGTGAAGGCCCGCATCCTGCTGCACTTGGTCAGTGGCTTGGTGCAGGCGGTCCGCTGCCGGAGGTTGTCCTTATTTGAGGCGGAAAAGGACCTGAAGAAAGCGTGCACGCTGCTCTCTGGTGAATGA
- a CDS encoding VCBS repeat-containing protein, with amino-acid sequence MPSKESIQGLPVEAAPRSKGFDGDGTFDLFARDNAGRLLLYPTDGRGNWRAPQVIGNGWHIYNLLVSPGDFDGDGTVDVMGRDGYGRLFLYQGNGAGAWKQAFQIGQGWQGFVNLIAPGDFNGDGTNDILAQDGSGNVFLYPGNGRGGWLAPSKVTTSWQGLDAAGAGHFYGTSEAVVLARTRFGDLQARSSQRNGFFFDYGSPDAFDGTIGRGWEALSRFGIAGDFNGDGYNDVYGISPNGLLTMYLADPSGFSSWGIYGFKWKGQPVVGSGWNVMNYVF; translated from the coding sequence GTGCCTAGCAAAGAATCCATCCAGGGGCTTCCCGTAGAAGCAGCCCCTAGATCGAAGGGTTTCGACGGCGACGGCACCTTCGATCTGTTCGCCCGGGACAACGCGGGCCGCTTGCTCCTCTACCCCACCGATGGACGAGGCAATTGGCGAGCGCCGCAAGTGATCGGCAACGGCTGGCACATTTACAACCTCTTGGTTTCACCGGGCGACTTTGACGGCGATGGAACCGTAGACGTCATGGGCCGCGACGGCTACGGACGGCTCTTCCTTTACCAAGGAAACGGTGCAGGGGCTTGGAAACAGGCGTTCCAGATTGGTCAGGGATGGCAGGGGTTCGTCAATCTGATCGCACCCGGTGACTTCAACGGTGATGGCACCAACGACATCCTTGCCCAGGATGGTTCAGGCAATGTCTTCCTCTACCCCGGCAACGGGCGGGGTGGTTGGCTCGCGCCGAGCAAGGTCACTACGAGCTGGCAGGGACTAGATGCTGCAGGGGCCGGGCATTTCTATGGCACATCCGAAGCCGTGGTCCTCGCGCGCACCCGCTTTGGCGACTTGCAGGCCCGTTCATCGCAGCGCAACGGTTTCTTCTTCGATTACGGTAGCCCCGACGCCTTTGACGGAACCATTGGCAGGGGCTGGGAGGCGCTTAGTCGTTTCGGGATTGCCGGTGACTTCAACGGAGATGGCTACAACGACGTCTACGGCATCAGCCCCAACGGCCTGCTGACGATGTACCTCGCCGACCCTTCAGGCTTCAGCAGCTGGGGCATCTACGGCTTCAAATGGAAGGGGCAGCCGGTAGTCGGAAGTGGCTGGAACGTCATGAACTACGTCTTTTAG